The nucleotide window CGGGGAGCCGTGCTCTATACGCTGAATGCCCGTCGTGGCGACACGTTCGTAATAAATGGGACGGCGGATACAGTCGTGGCGATTCCGACGCATGGGCCTGAATTCTTCTCCATGCTGCAGACGCGTGTGGTGGCATTGAATGGTGGCGAGAAGGGCGTATTTGCTACCTATTTCGATCCGGGTGCGAGCCACCGTCCTTCGTGGATGACGCCCACGGCGGCAGCGTGGCTGCATGCGGAGCTGAGGTTTCCCGCGTGGCGCGGCAAGAAGATAGGCGTCATGCCGACGGTGACTATCCGTACCTGGGCTGCGAAGGTTGGTTATGCTCTCGGCAAGAGCAGTGGACGCGAAGATCGAGACGCCGGAATTGTGGCCCTCGAGGCAGGTGTGCCCTTGCTTACCGCGGACCAGCTGGATGTGTTTTCGCCTCCGGAATGGGAGCAGAGAAAAGCAGAGCTGATTTATGCCTCCTGGCTGGGCCGGGCAGCGCAGGCGGCTACGGCAAGCACTTCCAATAATGGACGTTAATTTTCATTTATGGTTGCCGACTCTCGTATCATTTCGCTATAGTGGCACCGTCTGAACTTCGCCATGTCCTGCCATCGCGTGCTCCTTATCTGCTGCTTTCTTCTGTTGCCGCTGGTTCCCAGTAGCACCTGGGCTGAGACTTCGGCTATGGTGCTGCAGCCTGCGGATTATCGGCACTATGTGGAGCAATTCGAAGCCGATGAGCGGGCCGCGACGGGGAAGGTGTATGACGGCGAGCCTCAGGCAGACGGCCTTACACCGGAACCAGCGTGGGCGTGGATGGAGCGTGAGCTGCCCTGGTTCGACAGCTCTGACAAGGCCGTCGAGGAGATGTACTACTTTCGCTGGTATGCATGGAAGAAGCATCTGGTGAAAACGCCGCATGGCTATGTGATCACGGAATGGTTGCCGAAGCCGGAAGTGAAAGATGGCAGCTATGGTGCGCTGCCGGATGCGGCTCCGTTTCATCTGGATGAAGCGCGCTGGCTGCATACGCGGGCGATTGCGGAAGACGATGCACGGTTCTGGTTCCAGCCTGAGAACGATGTACGGAAATATTCCGACGCCATGGCGACGGCGGTGCGATCGGTCATGCTCGCCAATGGCGACAACGCATTGGCGACAAGTCTCCTGCCAGAAATGAAGCGGGTATACGGGGATTGGGAACGGACGCAGCAGGACTCGAATGGGCTGTTCTGGTCGATCGATACGCGGGATGCGATGGAGAAGTCGATCAGCGGTGACGGTTACCGACCCACTCTGAACAGTTACATGGAATCCGACGCGCGGACTATCGCCGCAACCGCGCGGCTGGCGCATGACGAAACAACAGCGCGCGAGTATGAGGCCAAGGCAGACAAACTACATCAGTTGATTGAGACTGTGTTGTGGAATCCGAAGGATGAATTCTACGAAGTGGTTTCCCCGGCAAAGGATTCGGGGATTCGCGCTCAGAAGAAATTTGTGGATTCCGGAACGACGATGCAGTTCTCCGGCGTGCGTGAGTTAATTGGTTATCTGCCGTGGGAATATAGCGAGCCGGCGCAGGACCATGACGTGGCTTGGAGGCAACTCTTCGCCCCGCAGGGCTTTGACGGGCATTACGGCGCGACCACAGCGGAGCGCCGCAGTCCGCGATTTCGTTTCGCTTCCTCCGATCAGTGCACATGGAACGGACCGGCATGGCCGTTCGCGATGACGCAGACGCTGCAGGCACTTGCATCCTATCTCGATGGAGCAGGCAAGCACGTATTGGACGGTGCGGACTACATGCGGCTTTTCGATCGCTATGTGCTGGCGCAGCACATCAAGCTGAAAGATGGCCGCATGATCGATTGGATCGATGAGGACTATGACGCCGACACGGATGAGTGGATTGCGAAGCGGATGCTGATCGAGAAGAACAAACAGGTGGGACGTGGCAACTATTACAACCACTCCGGCTTTGCTGATCCGCTGATTACAGGAGTTATCGGGCTGCGGCCCAGGGCTGATGACCGCATTGTCGTGCAGCCGCTGGTGCGCGCATGGAGCTACTTTGCCATCGATGCGTTGCCTTATCACGGACATCTACTGACGATTGCCTGGGATGCGACCGGCAAGCGATACAGGCATGGCAAAGGCCTGTGGCTGGCAGTCGATGGCCGCATCATAGCCCGGCGCACAACCTTGGGCACACTCGAAACACGCTTGAACGCAACCAAGGAGAAACGATGACGCTGGCTGTAACACGGATGGGCCGTCTGACTGCCTGTTGGGGTACAGCGCTTCTGTGCTGCCTGGTCGCAACGGCTCAGAAGGATGGCGTGCTGGCGCGGATGGCTGGTGAAGCCCCGGTAATGGCTGCGAATGGCGTGCCGGCAACCGTGAATATTCCGGCGGGAAGCTTTGAGATGGGCGCGGATGGTGAGACCCTCGATGCTTCGATAACAAAGGGCTATGGCGTGATGTCGTCACGTCCGAAGCATGGAGATTTCGATGAGAAGCCGGCGCACCGAGTAAGGATCACGCGCAGCTTTCGCATGAGCGTCACACAGATTTCTCCTGAGGAGTATGCGCAATTTGATCCGACGTACAAGGCTCATGCCTCAACGCCCGCGTACGCGGCTGGTGTGAGTTGGGATCAGGCTATGGCGTACTGCCGCTGGCTGAGTCGCAAGACGGGCAAGCCGTGGCGGTTGCCGACAGAAGCCGAATGGGAGTATGCAGCACGCGCTGGCGGTACAAAGATCTACGGCGCAACAGATTCGCCGATGCCAGTGGATCAGCCGAATGCTTTCGGCGTAAAGAATATGGAGGTGGGACGCCCGGAATGGACTCTCGATTGGTACGGACCATACCAGCCAGAGGAGATTGCGGATCCAACCGGCGTTGCGAGCGGTATGACCAAGGCCATCCGTGGCGGCGGTCTCGACTGGCGCCACACGGCGACGAAGACCTCACCCGATCTGGATGTGCCGGCAACCGCTTCGTATTTTGATCGGCCGGCAAATCGCGCGAGCCTGCCGCCCACGTATAAATCGGACACGGGTAACGTGGGCTTTCGTGTTGTGCAGGCAGCGATGCCGAAGGTGAATACGACGCCACCTCGTCAGTATTTCTTTATGTCGGCAGTGAAGCAGCGGTCGCTGGCAGGCGGTCCGGCACGCTCCCAGAGCGTGGATACGCCGGATGCATCGACGCCAATCTATCGCACGCACGAGCTGTTTCCGGATCTCGGCGGGAAGAGCATGATGGGCATCGGTTGGCGCCTGGGCATCGCTGAAGGGATCGGCGTGAATTATCACAACTCCGCCATCCAGGTACTGCCCAATGGCGATCTGCTCGCGGCGTTTTACAACTCTCCGGATCATGAAGACGACCCGGACCAGACGATTATGACGATGCGCCGTCGTGCCGGAGCGAACGAATGGGATATGCCTGAGCCTTGGCCGATCTTTGCCGATGCGGGGCTCGCCGGACCAGTGATCTGGAACGATCCTGCGCATCAGCAGCAGGCGGGTGGCAAGGTCTGGTTCTTCTGGGGATTCGCAAGGCTCATCGGTGCCCCTCCATTTGCATGGGCTACGAGCGACGACAACGGTGCGACATGGAGTGCTGCACATTTTCCGGCATTCCCGCAGCCGATCGGGCGTTATGTTTCACAGCCAATCAACTCGATCGTACGCGGG belongs to Silvibacterium dinghuense and includes:
- a CDS encoding MGH1-like glycoside hydrolase domain-containing protein, which produces MSCHRVLLICCFLLLPLVPSSTWAETSAMVLQPADYRHYVEQFEADERAATGKVYDGEPQADGLTPEPAWAWMERELPWFDSSDKAVEEMYYFRWYAWKKHLVKTPHGYVITEWLPKPEVKDGSYGALPDAAPFHLDEARWLHTRAIAEDDARFWFQPENDVRKYSDAMATAVRSVMLANGDNALATSLLPEMKRVYGDWERTQQDSNGLFWSIDTRDAMEKSISGDGYRPTLNSYMESDARTIAATARLAHDETTAREYEAKADKLHQLIETVLWNPKDEFYEVVSPAKDSGIRAQKKFVDSGTTMQFSGVRELIGYLPWEYSEPAQDHDVAWRQLFAPQGFDGHYGATTAERRSPRFRFASSDQCTWNGPAWPFAMTQTLQALASYLDGAGKHVLDGADYMRLFDRYVLAQHIKLKDGRMIDWIDEDYDADTDEWIAKRMLIEKNKQVGRGNYYNHSGFADPLITGVIGLRPRADDRIVVQPLVRAWSYFAIDALPYHGHLLTIAWDATGKRYRHGKGLWLAVDGRIIARRTTLGTLETRLNATKEKR
- a CDS encoding SUMF1/EgtB/PvdO family nonheme iron enzyme — protein: MTLAVTRMGRLTACWGTALLCCLVATAQKDGVLARMAGEAPVMAANGVPATVNIPAGSFEMGADGETLDASITKGYGVMSSRPKHGDFDEKPAHRVRITRSFRMSVTQISPEEYAQFDPTYKAHASTPAYAAGVSWDQAMAYCRWLSRKTGKPWRLPTEAEWEYAARAGGTKIYGATDSPMPVDQPNAFGVKNMEVGRPEWTLDWYGPYQPEEIADPTGVASGMTKAIRGGGLDWRHTATKTSPDLDVPATASYFDRPANRASLPPTYKSDTGNVGFRVVQAAMPKVNTTPPRQYFFMSAVKQRSLAGGPARSQSVDTPDASTPIYRTHELFPDLGGKSMMGIGWRLGIAEGIGVNYHNSAIQVLPNGDLLAAFYNSPDHEDDPDQTIMTMRRRAGANEWDMPEPWPIFADAGLAGPVIWNDPAHQQQAGGKVWFFWGFARLIGAPPFAWATSDDNGATWSAAHFPAFPQPIGRYVSQPINSIVRGPDGAIYMPTDSTGRDSDGNGSISAVWRTDDEGKSWADTGGRTAGRHTTIVFAENGDLLGFGGKNSNIDGRMPLATSKDDGKTWVKSKLPFDPLLSGERPSVIRLKSGRLFFVADRNPNHQKHVHKDGAYVALSDDDGKTWAVKSLPENILTVGYTTATQGPDGMIHIVTTKNTVNYEIELNEAWVLDKSAGEENAEPEQVKDRKSYTERYPGGHVRATWSVGRAVDGRLLLDGAEKFFYPDGKLMWAVNFRASEKTGEERWLRENGTPIWVKTYAENGMWTWENFDASGRRIAISHWKGKHLLSSDVPDGPVDKLPGVDKMPTPEGM